A window of the Mesorhizobium opportunistum WSM2075 genome harbors these coding sequences:
- a CDS encoding TIM barrel protein, which translates to MAAALMKERQSVRVAPLRFALDHMATPGLDVMTFLALARDLGLTDVQVRTDPCSKAVARGKPSADVRAAAAEAGVTIISVNALQRFDEWTHARKAEASKLADYAAACGAQALMLVPVNDGSRSANAERQGNLRVALKALKPILQSRGLVGLIEPLGFQTSSLRSKKEAAIAIASVDGQSAFRLVHDTFHHTLARETSFFCDLTGLVHISSINDPTFWIRPDRILGGSDNCSQIRTLLDGGYSGPFSFELVEEVHALNDFAGAFASSIDLIRRGLLRRVPV; encoded by the coding sequence ATGGCGGCCGCCTTGATGAAAGAACGCCAATCCGTGCGCGTGGCGCCGCTTCGGTTTGCACTCGACCATATGGCGACACCTGGGCTTGACGTCATGACGTTCCTCGCACTCGCCCGCGATCTCGGTCTAACCGACGTGCAAGTCAGGACTGATCCTTGCAGTAAGGCTGTTGCGCGCGGCAAGCCGTCGGCGGATGTCCGGGCTGCCGCTGCCGAAGCGGGAGTCACGATTATCTCAGTCAACGCCTTGCAGCGATTCGACGAGTGGACTCACGCCCGCAAAGCCGAGGCCAGCAAGCTCGCCGATTATGCGGCCGCCTGCGGCGCCCAGGCGCTCATGCTGGTGCCGGTGAACGACGGTTCGCGGTCCGCCAATGCCGAGCGCCAAGGCAATCTCCGCGTCGCCTTGAAGGCGCTAAAGCCAATACTTCAGTCGCGAGGTCTTGTTGGGCTTATCGAGCCGCTTGGGTTCCAGACCTCCTCACTTCGGTCGAAGAAAGAAGCGGCTATCGCCATTGCCTCGGTTGATGGCCAGTCCGCCTTCCGGCTTGTCCACGATACATTCCACCACACGCTTGCCCGCGAGACGTCCTTCTTCTGCGACTTGACCGGTCTCGTGCACATTTCGAGCATAAACGATCCAACCTTCTGGATTCGCCCGGATCGCATCCTGGGCGGCTCGGACAATTGCAGCCAAATCCGGACGCTACTCGATGGCGGCTATTCGGGCCCCTTCTCCTTTGAGCTTGTGGAGGAGGTCCATGCGTTAAATGACTTTGCAGGCGCATTTGCCTCCAGCATCGATCTCATCCGACGCGGGCTTCTCAGGCGAGTGCCAGTCTAA
- a CDS encoding B3/B4 domain-containing protein — MMDFPLIDEEIAEIAPDFRAISILVDAQDSARGVMARDVLGEACDFVRAGGPAWGEAHLANWAEAYVRFGAKPNRTPCSAHALKKRVERDGRIPSINPVVDLYNAVSLRFAIPVGGENFDAYVGKPRLTIAEGTECFHTVLNGEAVVEKPSKGEVIWRDDLAATCRRWNWRQGTRTRLETVGGRMWFILESLAAMPEGALEDAAKMLVSGLRELAPGCKVYEQEITTAKASVASSARRVG; from the coding sequence TTGATGGATTTTCCGCTGATCGACGAGGAAATAGCAGAGATCGCACCTGACTTTCGCGCTATCAGCATTCTTGTTGATGCACAGGACAGTGCGCGAGGCGTCATGGCTCGAGACGTGTTGGGAGAGGCTTGCGATTTCGTCCGAGCGGGAGGACCCGCATGGGGAGAAGCGCACTTGGCCAATTGGGCGGAGGCATACGTCCGATTCGGAGCGAAACCAAACCGGACGCCGTGCTCGGCGCACGCATTGAAAAAACGGGTGGAGAGGGACGGCCGCATCCCATCGATAAATCCTGTCGTTGACCTCTACAATGCAGTGAGCCTGCGTTTCGCAATACCCGTCGGCGGCGAAAATTTCGATGCATATGTCGGTAAACCACGGCTGACAATTGCGGAAGGAACGGAGTGCTTCCACACTGTTTTGAATGGGGAAGCGGTCGTCGAAAAGCCTTCCAAGGGGGAGGTCATCTGGCGCGACGATCTGGCAGCTACATGTCGCCGCTGGAACTGGCGGCAGGGCACGCGCACCCGGTTGGAGACGGTGGGCGGCCGCATGTGGTTTATTTTGGAAAGCTTAGCAGCGATGCCGGAAGGAGCGCTCGAGGACGCAGCTAAGATGCTCGTGAGCGGTCTGAGAGAGCTTGCACCAGGGTGTAAGGTCTACGAACAGGAAATCACCACCGCTAAAGCCTCGGTCGCCAGTTCCGCCAGGCGGGTCGGTTGA
- a CDS encoding FMN-binding negative transcriptional regulator, translating to MYTPPAFRDDDMDFLRASVRASPLANFVTATAEGLFASPLPLLLDESEGEHGVIYGHLAKANPQCRVPPLGDGLAIFMGPEAYVTPAWYATKQETGKVVPTWNYVTVHAYGPVEFFEDTGRLLEAVNRLTDHHEGERVSPWAVSDAPSDFVQAQLRGIVGLRMSITRIEGKRKMSQNRNAADRAGVAAGLAASERASDREVASFIP from the coding sequence ATGTACACCCCTCCCGCCTTCCGCGATGATGATATGGATTTCCTGCGGGCGAGCGTCCGCGCATCTCCTCTGGCGAACTTCGTCACCGCGACGGCCGAAGGACTCTTCGCCTCGCCGCTGCCCCTCTTGCTTGATGAAAGCGAGGGCGAGCACGGCGTGATCTACGGCCACCTCGCCAAGGCCAATCCACAGTGCCGTGTTCCCCCGCTGGGCGACGGTCTGGCCATCTTCATGGGGCCGGAGGCTTACGTGACCCCGGCGTGGTACGCGACCAAACAGGAAACCGGGAAGGTTGTGCCTACCTGGAATTACGTCACCGTCCACGCTTATGGCCCGGTCGAGTTCTTCGAGGACACCGGGAGGCTGCTGGAGGCCGTGAATCGCCTGACCGACCACCACGAGGGTGAGCGCGTCTCGCCCTGGGCGGTGTCGGATGCGCCGTCGGATTTCGTGCAGGCCCAACTCCGCGGAATTGTGGGTCTGCGCATGTCGATCACGAGGATCGAGGGCAAGCGCAAGATGAGCCAGAATCGGAACGCGGCCGACCGTGCCGGAGTGGCTGCGGGCCTCGCAGCGAGCGAGCGGGCATCTGACCGTGAGGTCGCCTCCTTCATCCCTTAG
- a CDS encoding transposase, translated as MRRQPRAFTVEIRQKRSSQKRSLSIWSDVDLTAAMAETRRELEKMELPNGRPVDSSVVSLNAEHMHKPRAEHLMTNSLDAGSGTTATQPAAKVETPLKKKAQRSPRAKVEPRPPARKNAPNAASQAQQIPAAAVRTGRKIYSENERAQMLALIQKSISGGATHKSAVKQAGISEQTYYQWKRAALPASVGDDLKDLVALEEENKRLKSLLAERLRKENAELKRKLELE; from the coding sequence ATGAGGCGGCAGCCCCGAGCATTCACGGTGGAGATCAGACAGAAGCGCAGTTCTCAAAAACGGAGTCTTTCAATCTGGAGCGATGTCGATCTCACCGCAGCAATGGCCGAGACAAGAAGGGAACTCGAGAAGATGGAGTTGCCAAATGGTCGCCCTGTTGACTCGAGTGTAGTATCGCTCAATGCTGAACACATGCACAAACCGCGAGCGGAGCATCTCATGACGAATTCCCTGGACGCAGGATCAGGAACAACTGCAACGCAACCGGCAGCCAAAGTGGAGACGCCTCTGAAGAAGAAAGCACAACGGTCGCCGAGAGCTAAGGTTGAGCCCAGGCCGCCTGCTCGGAAGAACGCGCCCAATGCGGCGTCGCAGGCGCAGCAAATACCAGCGGCGGCCGTGCGGACCGGACGCAAGATCTACTCTGAAAACGAGCGCGCTCAGATGCTTGCCCTTATACAGAAGTCTATCAGTGGCGGCGCCACCCATAAGAGCGCGGTCAAGCAGGCCGGCATCTCGGAACAGACCTACTATCAATGGAAGAGAGCTGCGCTGCCTGCATCGGTTGGTGATGATCTGAAGGACCTCGTCGCGCTTGAGGAAGAAAACAAGCGACTGAAGAGCCTGCTCGCGGAACGGCTGCGCAAGGAGAACGCGGAACTGAAGAGGAAGCTGGAGCTTGAATAA